In Tripterygium wilfordii isolate XIE 37 chromosome 15, ASM1340144v1, whole genome shotgun sequence, one DNA window encodes the following:
- the LOC120017155 gene encoding serine carboxypeptidase 3-like — MFYFFFESWRSKNDPIVIWLSGGPGGSSSIALFYEHGPFHITNDLKFRKNDYSWAQVSNIIYVDQPLGAGFSYAKDYNDIRHNQTSASDDLYNFLQEFFKVHPQFIENNFFIIGQSHAGNSGPALASRIQQGKRENVGIDIKLKGLAIGNGLTNPRIQFPAQLDYALREELIEKSNKPHIENIVSNCESSLKACETGGEDECRVAYFDCHNIKREILKIAGNRNSYDIRKWCVGSECYDFSNIERFLSEKSVRNTLGVGEVEFALLNTTVYLAMMGDIMKNHEIGIPALLENDIRVLIYAGDRDLICNWIGKPLCMIEILTTSN, encoded by the exons atgttctatttcttttttgaatcaTGGAGAAGCAAGAATGACCCGATTGTAATATGGTTGTCTGGAGGTCCAGGTGGCAGTAGTAGCATAGCACTATTTTATGAACACGGACCTTTTCATATCACAAATGACCTCAAGTTTCGAAAGAATGATTATAGTTGGGCTCAG GTATCAAATATTATATACGTTGATCAACCACTTGGAGCAGGATTCAGTTATGCAAAAGATTATAACGATATAAGACACAATCAAACTAGTGCAAGTGATGATTTGTACAACTTCTTGCAG GAATTCTTCAAAGTGCATCCtcaatttattgaaaataatttcTTCATAATTGGACAATCTCATGCTGGAAACTCTGGCCCTGCTCTCGCTTCTCGAATCCAACAAGGGAAGAGGGAAAACGTGGGAATCGACATAAAGCTAAAG GGACTTGCTATTGGTAATGGACTTACAAATCCTCGAATTCAATTTCCAGCACAGCTAGATTATGCTTTACGCGAGGAATTGATTGAAAAATCTAATAAACCACATATAGAGAACATAGTTTCAAACTGTGAATCGTCTCTAAAAGCTTGCG AAACGGGCGGAGAAGATGAATGCCGTGTTGCTTATTTTGATTGCCATAACATAAAACGAGAGATCCTTAAAATTGCTGGGAATAGAAAT tcatatgATATTCGAAAGTGGTGTGTTGGTTCCGAATGTTATGACTTCTCAAACATTGAAAGATTTTTGAGTGAAAAATCAGTAAGAAATACTCTTGGTGTTGGAGAAGTAGAATTTGCTTTACTCAATACTACTGTATATTTAGCCATGATGGGTGACATTATGAAGAACCACGAAATAGGAATACCTGCTCTACTTGAAAACGATATTAGAGTCCTTATATATGCTGGAGATCGAGATCTCATATGCAACTGGATTGGTAAGCCTCTGTGCATGATTGAAATATTAACTACTAGTAATTAA
- the LOC120016034 gene encoding cyclic dof factor 3-like has translation MNGGDMSQSKDPAIKLFGAKIPIAETQIPAKSKVKGLNNCSEVITVESADTRDLEKSSALGGVKEENKTLVPGNKTLLNGKSNEDQIETNSTDQEKDFKKPDKILPCPRCNSLETKFCYFNNYNVNQPRHFCKNCQRYWTAGGAMRNVPIGAGRRKNKHLASQYRQILVSSDGVPITRIDAADLLNRELLLPCENAATFRTSAGNGMVLKFGPDASLCESMETVLSLGDPKRGVDKGSVSCGGSGEEPSSCGSSVTATSIRGTGMLENVVLKDQVRLSEACNNTPNPLQCYPVPPLIFPLSSGLNNVAPMAVPPSAERAGLPTSTNPNPVQWCPTPILAVPGFCPPGVPLQFMPASYWGCTPMQPAGTGNVPLTGSNGCLSLSSSTSTRCCSGNGSPTLGKHSRDAIVLDEDKADKCVLVPKTLRVDDPDEASRIPIWATLGIILNQKDSSSKGAIPKTSENRLEEGHASEATHILEANPAALSRSHTFLEST, from the exons ATGAACGGCGGAGATATGTCTCAGTCCAAAGATCCAGCTATTAAGCTCTTCGGAGCCAAGATTCCGATAGCAGAAACCCAGATTCCGGCCAAGTCCAAAGTCAAG GGCTTGAACAACTGCAGTGAAGTAATAACTGTGGAATCTGCTGACACCAGAGACCTAGAGAAGTCTTCTGCTTTAGGAGGtgtgaaagaagaaaacaaaactcTGGTGCCAGGCAATAAAACATTACTAAATGGTAAGTCCAATGAAGATCAGATAGAGACGAATAGTACAGATCAAGAGAAGGATTTTAAGAAGCCAGACAAGATCCTCCCTTGTCCACGATGTAATAGTTTAGAAACTAAGTTCTGCTACTTCAATAATTATAATGTCAATCAACCAAGGCATTTCTGCAAGAATTGCCAGAGATATTGGACAGCCGGTGGGGCAATGAGAAATGTTCCTATTGGGGCCGGAAGGAGGAAGAATAAGCACTTGGCTTCCCAATATCGTCAGATACTAGTGTCTTCTGATGGAGTACCGATTACTAGAATAGATGCTGCAGACTTATTGAATCGTGAACTTTTGTTACCCTGTGAAAATGCTGCCACCTTCAGAACTTCGGCTGGGAATGGGATGGTTCTGAAATTTGGTCCTGATGCTTCTCTATGTGAATCCATGGAAACTGTGCTTAGTCTTGGAGACCCGAAGAGAGGTGTGGACAAGGGTTCCGTTAGTTGTGGAGGAAGTGGGGAGGAGCCATCCTCATGTGGATCTTCTGTGACAGCTACGAGTATCAGGGGAACTGGCATGCTGGAAAATGTTGTACTGAAGGATCAAGTTCGTTTGTCAGAAGCTTGTAATAATACACCAAATCCACTACAATGTTACCCTGTACCTCCATTGATTTTCCCTTTGAGTTCTGGTCTAAACAATGTGGCTCCCATGGCAGTACCACCATCCGCTGAACGTGCTGGCTTACCAACTAGTACTAATCCGAATCCAGTTCAGTGGTGCCCCACACCGATCCTGGCAGTTCCTGGCTTTTGTCCACCAGGCGTTCCATTACAATTCATGCCTGCTTCATATTGGGGTTGCACACCTATGCAGCCTGCTGGAACAGGAAATGTGCCGTTGACTGGCTCCAATGGCTGCCTTTCTCTGTCATCCTCTACTAGCACTAGATGTTGTTCAGGCAATGGCTCACCAACTTTGGGCAAGCATTCCAGAGATGCAATTGTTTTGGATGAAGATAAAGCAGATAAGTGTGTTTTGGTTCCGAAAACTCTGAGAGTTGATGACCCGGATGAAGCTTCAAGGATTCCAATATGGGCTACATTAGGCATTATATTGAACCAAAAGGATTCCTCATCAAAAGGTGCTATCCCAAAAACATCTGAAAATAGATTAGAAGAGGGACATGCATCAGAAGCAACTCATATATTAGAAGCAAACCCCGCTGCTCTTTCTCGCTCTCACACATTCCTAGAAAGCACCTAA